Within Crassostrea angulata isolate pt1a10 chromosome 2, ASM2561291v2, whole genome shotgun sequence, the genomic segment ctatgctcacattttaaaataaaatattggtaAGTAGTCCTTATATCACACTtttaaataccccattgtcaaTGTAGAGTTATATTCTATTGAAACCGAAGCAGTGCTTACGTTTTTCACGTGATATCCCTGGTTTCGGACTACATTAGTACATGTAGAATGCGCTTTGAAACTTCTTCAGTGACACTACTGAGAATGCCGAGTTCAAAAAGTTTTGCTGGTGCTACTAGTGTTCGTAAAACCGGTATTTTTAATTATGccattttaaaagcaatgtccATTTCCTGGACATAGTCAGCATGGTACAAATGCTATCCTGGACAGCAAACATATACCGGCAGCAGCATTAAAAGTTGCAAAATCAGAGTATGGAATTCGAGATGaccggaaaaatatttttactggaCGCGCAACCTTTCTTACAAGATCAACACTAAAAGTAAgtttaaatgcatttaataataCCATTGTACTTGTAAATTGTACTTTTACATTCGACcagcaaatatatttttacgtGTAATTTTCAAACTAGATCACTTGTTGAATTGATTTCACTTTTCAGAGAAAAGGAGACCTATCCGATTCTGGGCAAAAATTGATTATCGAATATGCAAACGTATAAggtttttttatcataagataatgtgtttaaaaaacaaaattcattttttcaacgTAAAACTTTCCTAGTACTCGTACTTATAATAAAATGGATTAAATGTGAGAAAATCAATAAGAGAGGAACtgaaataaacatgttttaatgtCAAAAGTGGTATGGTATGCAGTTTCATTCTGAGGTAACAGTggtcaatattttaaatatgacgCCAAAATCTCTGCTACACATAAAATTGTGTTCAGTTATCATTATTGGCAGTTTTGTAATTAAccaaggaaaaaaaacaaaccaaacagACACAGTTATCTAATTATTTTCCACAAGGTCTTTCAATAATTTATCCAGAAACACCAGAATAcactaaaaataaagaaagttaaaattaaatgatttaattaaaaaggggTTTTCTTCAAATGGGTGAATTCCAAAATATTGTCTTGTATGATTTTAAATCCGTAAAAGATCAATGAAAACAAGTAGTAAAACAATTGAAACAGTATTTATTTTCAAGCAATCAtcggaagattttttttaaaaaatagcagCATATTTGAGGAACATATTTTGACGAAATTGTTGACATCGACATAAAAATTGCGGTTTGCAATTATGAAGtcgtatatgtataataaacaAGCCAggcaaaataatttgaatttcatgcgAGCAGAAAAATCTAATCGAatgtacaatattatatatcttCGATGAAACTCTCAAAATTATTGCATGTGAAAAaccattattaaaatatttgtctcttacataatacaatacaatacatacaaaaaagcattaataaaacaatactaCTATACATATATTGATTCTTTGTATATTTGAATCATAAAAAAACCACGAAATTATAATGTATATCTGAACTGTTCACTACATAATTATCACAGCCCATACATAGATCTGTAGGTACGGGGATCTCATATAGGCACACCAATGTaagctttattttttcagcCTAAACCATACCCCAGGAGCAAAAACATCTCAAAATTAATGTAATATAAAACGTAGGTACTTGATGTGCATATACTTAGAGCCATGAACACTTCGGTATGCTTTTATATTTCGTCTAAGcaaatcgttaaaaaaattcGGAATTTTAAACAAGATGATATTCGATTTAATGGTATcagtaatcttttaaaattatttataaaaaaataaaaacacaaaactttGATCAATGTGCCATTTTGTTACCAGTGTTTTATTAAACACCATTAATGATTCATCCAGTGTTTTATCATAGATGCATTGCCATCATGAACTGTTATTGTTTCACCTATGTTCTTCTAGACCGACACAGCATCACGTTTAACAACTCTTTACATATGCGGTTATTGTTGTTaacaaaaaatgcatttattaaagGTGTTCTGTTTCCAATACGTTGATTAACATTCGCTCCCGCGTTTATCAACTCCCTTACAACTCGCGTCGATCCAAATGCACATGCAGTCAAAAATGGTGTTGTATTTTCAATTTGCGTATCAATCTTAGCACCTGCATTCAGCAATTCTCGAACTAAATCGGTGCATCCATTTTTACATGCGGCAATAAGTGGTGTTTTAGCTCCACCGTCTTGATTAACAGCAGCACCCACCTTTAATAATTCTACTACTACATTCAAATGACCATTCGCACATGCCTCGATAAGTGGTGTAGATTTCTCAGATTGCATATTTATTTCAGGTTTGGACTTAATCAATTCAAAAACAACATCCAGATGTCCATGTTTACATGCAACATTCAATGGCAGACACAACTCTTTTGGATTATCGACATAATTTCCAGCTTTTATCAACTCTTGGACAACACGCAAATGTCCATTTTGACATGCAGCTGCTAATGGAGAATGAAACATTATATCTGCTGCATTGACATCGGCTCCTGACTGTATTAACGTTTTGACGACACTCAAATCTCCTTTTCTACACGCTATTGTTAACTGGCATCCCGCACAATCTCTAAAATAATTAGCCATATTCATCATCCCATCAAGAAAATTTGATAGTCCGTTTTCGCATCTAGTTCTAAATAGATTATCATGAAAAGGCAAATTTTGATTAGGTTCGCTTACAGTCAGTCCACCTCTGCCctttatgatatttttgacTACATCTGCAAATCCATATTCGCATGCAGCAGTGAGTGGagttttattgttcatttttaagTGTATGTCAGCACCCATTTGTATCAATTCTTCAACGACATTACCATTTCCACATTCAATTGCAGCTGCAAGCGGTGTACAATAATAATCGCGTTGATCTATTTTAGCTCCAGCCTCTAGCAGCGTTTTCACTATCCTTAAATGGTTTTGTCTACACGCTGCAGTAAGTGGGCTGTCATACTGGCTAAACTTATCTACATCAGCACCAGCTTTTATTAACAACTCAACAACAATTAAATGACCATGTCTACAGGCAGCTGTGAGAGGTGTACCGACGCAATCAGAGAGATTGACATCAGCATTCATTTTTAACAACATCTTAACTATTGCAGCGTGTCCATGTCTACAAGCCACCGTCAATGGAGTTTCAAAGACACCTTGTTCATTGACATTAGAAGTCGCTTCCAGTAAATGTGACACTTCACTCGTATTTCCATTTTCACATGCAGTTAAAAGTGGTGTGCATTTTACGTTGCATATGCAATGTGTTGTCTTTTCAATGATCTTTTTCACAACGCTTAATTCATTAAAACGGAAAGCATgtttaatataaacaaatgctttagttttttgaaatatgatgtctaattttaacaattcttcTACAACATTTAAACGACGAATTGCATGTTCGAACAAGTCCAGACTGTAATTAATATTAGCATTGActgcaacatatttttttatttcttctaacAGCACAAAAACAACACTTTCATGACCTTTGTTACAGGCAATAGTAAAGAAATCTTCCAAGTCCTCATATTTAATGACAATAGTTTGTAATAACTCACGAACGATATCTAAATGGCCACCTTCACATGCAGCATGCAGTGGAGATTTATAGCCAGAATCAGGTGTAATATCTTCAAGATTAACATCAGCCCCATATCTAAGcaacaatttaacaattttcagATGTCCCTCTTTACATGCCTCAATTACAGGTCTTGAAAATATGCATCCATGTCTAAcgcattcaaatttttttctgtatcGATCACCGAATTCCTTTGCATTCACATCCACATTTTCGTTTATTAATTCCACCACATCATCAGTCCATCCATTACGACATGCAATTATCAATTCCTTTTCCATATCGAACACAATGCTCCCACCGTTGAACAACAGCAACATGGCAACATCAAATTCAGTGGTGTCTAGTGGCGTGTCGGGATATTTACatccaatttttttattaacatcagctccatgttttattaaatattcaattaatttCAATCGTTCACTATCATTTCTGTTCATATTTCTGCATGCAGCCATCAATGGTGAATCGGAACCACATATTTGGTTCACATCAGCTCCACGTTCGATTAAAAGCTTCACAATATCTAAATACTTATAATTGCACGCAACGGTCAGTGGAGTACCGAATTTATCGTCCATGTTTACAGAAGAGCTTGCATTCAGTAATTCTTTTGCGATCATCAAAAGTCCATTTTCACAAGCAAAGAGTATTGgcctttttataaaattataagttTGTTTTTCTCTAAATTCATTTGACGTGTCAAGAATATTTTTGTCAACGTACTTGAGTAATGTTTGGATAGTTAACCTATCACCAGAACAGCAACCAAGAAGAATCAGGCGAAGTTGTTCGAGTATCACCGACTCGGTGTCCGTTTCATTATTTAACACATTGTGTCTCTTCATCTTTTTACCATTGAAAAAGAATTCTGTAACATTATCACAATAAGCATTCAATAATGCATAATCTATGCTATCTTTGTCCTCGTGAACTTCTGAATGAAAAAGTTCATCGGTATTTCCTTTATTATCGATAATCTGTTTTATTACGAACTGCAAGATTTCGCTGTGTCCATTCAAGATAACAAAGGAAATTCCTCTTACTAAAGAGTGGTTACATTTTTGACATATATTTTCAGTTAAAAGACCTCTAACGTCaattagaaaaattccaaataaattCTTGAAGTCAAAGTCATAGGaaattctttctttattttttgtctttaaaagaaatacggATTTCAAATCATCATAAGATTTGCTCTTCATCACGGCTAAAAATCTTTGAAGCACGAGGGGGCGTTTTAAATCTTCATTCATAAACACACTGAGCAAACCTCCATTCTCTACATCTTGAAACAATCTTTCAGCAAAATATGGATGATGACACTCCTGTAATCTTATAAATAAATCGAAATTACTATCTTCTCCAACAATTGTATTGCTATGAGCAATATCATTATCTGTCTCTTGAGCCTGGCTTTCACTTTCTCTTTTCCTTTTGCAGTCATCCAGTTTTATATAATTAGCAATGTATGCACTACTCAGGTGTTGTAAAATAAGCTGTGGAAATTGACTCCCAAAATGATGTGCAACTATTTCAAACATGGAGTCGTGACCAAATGTAAACTTATCAGCGCATTTCTGTGTGAAGGTGCCTTCCATTTCATTCAAAGCACTAGTAAATTCAAAACAGTCTGTTGTAGTACTTACTTTACACATCTTAAGAACTTCACGCTTCTTTTCATTGAAATGTCTGTCTTCGTTGTCGAAATCTTTTTCtgacaatttattttcattgatcaTCAGTAAAACTAAAACAGAGTATTGAATTCTGTTTCTTACTCTCATATCGCTTAGTATCTCCAATATGCACGGGACTGGTGTTATGAAGAACTTTGATCCTTTACTTCTCCattcttctttttttgaaaCCATTTTACATATGTATGGAAACATGCTAGACGTGTGAGATAAATGATACTGAGGTAACAAATCCTTATCCAAACtgtatttaaaaagtaatttgtaTTTGTCTTCATCGTTTAAAGCGTATTCATCACTATGTAACATAATTACGTTTTCCTTTTTCgacaaaaaaatatctgacaAAGCATCATGTCTAAAAACTGTTTCCCGACATGTCATAAGAATCTTTGTTTTTTCTATTGTAGGTTTAATAAGTCTATCTTTAtacctatttaatttgtttaattcgCCCATGTCAAACCCAAACACACCTACAGCATCATCAACAATAAACACCTGTGGATAATGTGGATCACAGAACGTCTCTATGTCCTTTATGTCTTTTATCGGCAAGATATCATACCCTTCCTCCTCCTGCAGTGTTAGGGCGATGTGACGGGCAGTAAATGTCTTTCCTGAGCCAGGGACACCAACAAACGTTACATACGACTGTTTCCTAACTGCATCTAGCATTGCCTGAAAGCTATGAGTCTCCACAAAGAACGTGACATCCACTTTCCAATTAGAAATGTCTATTTCATACATAGCTGAAAAAGATAAACAACTAGATATCTGAGCCAATGCTAACTAgtaatacccccgctctgatgtgaatatgcaaaataagcaaagtggACATTGAACAGAAAGTTGGCAActaatttatacaaaaatatatcccacaatatggcatgcctaaacaaatagtgagTTATAATATCAAGCATCTGCAAAAAATTGTTGccgagaaatctttgacgaaattttttttgaaaattttggctaaaaataaacatagtCGCCATTTAAAAGGTagttgacgtccaattggtacataaatatatcccacgatatgacaTGCCTTCACAAATAGTGTGTTTAAAATTTAAGCATTTGCGATATACAAATACTGTACAAGAGACCTTGATAGGTACTATTAAATGAAAACGTAAACAATTGTGTACAAGCTGCGCAATTATTAATATGTTAATCACTCTTTTGGAAAGTACAGTTTTAGTTCAAATGCGCAGTAGTACGATCTACCAAGAGAACCATACTTATCATAATTGTAGACTCTatatacagtacccgcaacgttattatttacaagataaacgataggataggattcacgcacgataggatagaattaacgcacgatagaacagtatacacgcacgaaaggataggattaacgcacgatagaacagtatacacgcacgatatgataggattgatacacgataggaaaggataaacgatgttcatgataaacgtatgatcgctttaaacgatatttacgaacaaactgataatggcagaatttgagagaaaacacatacaaataaagatttacatggaatttcattttagtaacaattgccgagttgttaatcatcgctgcattatttatagaatgtataaaaaaatgaccagttattttttttaaaactaaaattatgagctttaatgatcaataaattttctgttttgttaaaattgttttcattaccgaacaccctaggcgatcgccgcgaatatttcagcccgagataaatcactcggaaaatagcgggtttaacgcggccgggtctaatttgctctgccctagatttttgaatgaaattttttacatgaatttctactgatatagttattattttaagataaaaacaattaagacatttaccacaccgtttgtttaaagGGTCATCTCAATGTTTGCTAATTTtaaacataggaccctatgggattttgcttgaaatgtatcaattttgcacattttttacatttttttttataaacttctgccctaaggatttctttttctgttctacatattaaagttattgctaaaaagcatcaaatggtcaaataaaaaaacctttttaccacttggtttgttccaggggtcttatcaaagtttttttttgtatgcgcaatttcccagatttgtcagattatggctattttttatttaacaaaggCGGAAAtcgtgatctttatagtattattaaaacattcagacatatttaagtaataaataaatatataacatcacatattaagggtcattaatataaaatacatggttactgtcttgaaatatatgaataaagctatatttaggcgggttaagaaaacatgacagagggctaggcttgctgaatcctcttcacgttttcgacctgagcccaaatatagcttttacttcgagacatttaagtttattccacaatataatatcaattttacgcatcaaacgagctattttcaacaaatttcgctgaatatctgcagttgaaaagcgtcaacaaagcaaaaagatgacgtcacaatacaaatgaaacgctgcgcgaaagcgtgcgtactcgttctgtactcggcctcgttaattatataaatccaactcttgtataaagaaaataaaaaatctatcacaaatatatttctttctgtataagaaaatggtgcattaaaaacaaattattacagacaagttaaataaatatttacgcagatacacattccgcgtacgatttgttaacattgtttttattaccacACACCCTAGCTGATTGCCGAGACAATTTCATATCACACAGAAAATAAcgggttcaaaatacaactcgagttttaattaaatataaattatatcattaatagttttgtttctgaaaaatatgatgcaacaaaattatattgcgtaaaagttaatgtttacgcaggtatacactctgcgtacgattaaatataatcgatatacaggtaaatatgttaccttgttcctaagaacttcgtttttcat encodes:
- the LOC128170372 gene encoding uncharacterized protein LOC128170372 isoform X1, translated to MSNSKFKLTGENTNLARVAQMILGPCTNVLRDVLGKEIHPADLEKKVRGYIVNTKKPQINKQQEALVYGHDYSKFDVTLMYFLLRNMCSIQPHSNKWGNNPHPGDRSVSANIERIRLIRNEYGHNSETSMSDTDFNNKYQGIIDIVQELENYLGSSTEYQDEVKELETCPMDPTQSEKNIKELLDLHEKIKDIAADVKEMKNTVVPRNIKAMYEIDISNWKVDVTFFVETHSFQAMLDAVRKQSYVTFVGVPGSGKTFTARHIALTLQEEEGYDILPIKDIKDIETFCDPHYPQVFIVDDAVGVFGFDMGELNKLNRYKDRLIKPTIEKTKILMTCRETVFRHDALSDIFLSKKENVIMLHSDEYALNDEDKYKLLFKYSLDKDLLPQYHLSHTSSMFPYICKMVSKKEEWRSKGSKFFITPVPCILEILSDMRVRNRIQYSVLVLLMINENKLSEKDFDNEDRHFNEKKREVLKMCKVSTTTDCFEFTSALNEMEGTFTQKCADKFTFGHDSMFEIVAHHFGSQFPQLILQHLSSAYIANYIKLDDCKRKRESESQAQETDNDIAHSNTIVGEDSNFDLFIRLQECHHPYFAERLFQDVENGGLLSVFMNEDLKRPLVLQRFLAVMKSKSYDDLKSVFLLKTKNKERISYDFDFKNLFGIFLIDVRGLLTENICQKCNHSLVRGISFVILNGHSEILQFVIKQIIDNKGNTDELFHSEVHEDKDSIDYALLNAYCDNVTEFFFNGKKMKRHNVLNNETDTESVILEQLRLILLGCCSGDRLTIQTLLKYVDKNILDTSNEFREKQTYNFIKRPILFACENGLLMIAKELLNASSSVNMDDKFGTPLTVACNYKYLDIVKLLIERGADVNQICGSDSPLMAACRNMNRNDSERLKLIEYLIKHGADVNKKIGCKYPDTPLDTTEFDVAMLLLFNGGSIVFDMEKELIIACRNGWTDDVVELINENVDVNAKEFGDRYRKKFECVRHGCIFSRPVIEACKEGHLKIVKLLLRYGADVNLEDITPDSGYKSPLHAACEGGHLDIVRELLQTIVIKYEDLEDFFTIACNKGHESVVFVLLEEIKKYVAVNANINYSLDLFEHAIRRLNVVEELLKLDIIFQKTKAFVYIKHAFRFNELSVVKKIIEKTTHCICNVKCTPLLTACENGNTSEVSHLLEATSNVNEQGVFETPLTVACRHGHAAIVKMLLKMNADVNLSDCVGTPLTAACRHGHLIVVELLIKAGADVDKFSQYDSPLTAACRQNHLRIVKTLLEAGAKIDQRDYYCTPLAAAIECGNGNVVEELIQMGADIHLKMNNKTPLTAACEYGFADVVKNIIKGRGGLTVSEPNQNLPFHDNLFRTRCENGLSNFLDGMMNMANYFRDCAGCQLTIACRKGDLSVVKTLIQSGADVNAADIMFHSPLAAACQNGHLRVVQELIKAGNYVDNPKELCLPLNVACKHGHLDVVFELIKSKPEINMQSEKSTPLIEACANGHLNVVVELLKVGAAVNQDGGAKTPLIAACKNGCTDLVRELLNAGAKIDTQIENTTPFLTACAFGSTRVVRELINAGANVNQRIGNRTPLINAFFVNNNNRICKELLNVMLCRSRRT
- the LOC128170372 gene encoding uncharacterized protein LOC128170372 isoform X2, which encodes MSNSKFKLTGENTNLARVAQMILGPCTNVLRDVLGKEIHPADLEKKVRGYIVNTKKPQINKQQEALVYGHDYSKFDVTLMYFLLRNMCSIQPHSNKWGNNPHPGDRSVSANIERIRLIRNEYGHNSETSMSDTDFNNKYQGIIDIVQELENYLGSSTEYQDEVKELETCPMDPTQSEKNIKELLDLHEKIKDIADVKEMKNTVVPRNIKAMYEIDISNWKVDVTFFVETHSFQAMLDAVRKQSYVTFVGVPGSGKTFTARHIALTLQEEEGYDILPIKDIKDIETFCDPHYPQVFIVDDAVGVFGFDMGELNKLNRYKDRLIKPTIEKTKILMTCRETVFRHDALSDIFLSKKENVIMLHSDEYALNDEDKYKLLFKYSLDKDLLPQYHLSHTSSMFPYICKMVSKKEEWRSKGSKFFITPVPCILEILSDMRVRNRIQYSVLVLLMINENKLSEKDFDNEDRHFNEKKREVLKMCKVSTTTDCFEFTSALNEMEGTFTQKCADKFTFGHDSMFEIVAHHFGSQFPQLILQHLSSAYIANYIKLDDCKRKRESESQAQETDNDIAHSNTIVGEDSNFDLFIRLQECHHPYFAERLFQDVENGGLLSVFMNEDLKRPLVLQRFLAVMKSKSYDDLKSVFLLKTKNKERISYDFDFKNLFGIFLIDVRGLLTENICQKCNHSLVRGISFVILNGHSEILQFVIKQIIDNKGNTDELFHSEVHEDKDSIDYALLNAYCDNVTEFFFNGKKMKRHNVLNNETDTESVILEQLRLILLGCCSGDRLTIQTLLKYVDKNILDTSNEFREKQTYNFIKRPILFACENGLLMIAKELLNASSSVNMDDKFGTPLTVACNYKYLDIVKLLIERGADVNQICGSDSPLMAACRNMNRNDSERLKLIEYLIKHGADVNKKIGCKYPDTPLDTTEFDVAMLLLFNGGSIVFDMEKELIIACRNGWTDDVVELINENVDVNAKEFGDRYRKKFECVRHGCIFSRPVIEACKEGHLKIVKLLLRYGADVNLEDITPDSGYKSPLHAACEGGHLDIVRELLQTIVIKYEDLEDFFTIACNKGHESVVFVLLEEIKKYVAVNANINYSLDLFEHAIRRLNVVEELLKLDIIFQKTKAFVYIKHAFRFNELSVVKKIIEKTTHCICNVKCTPLLTACENGNTSEVSHLLEATSNVNEQGVFETPLTVACRHGHAAIVKMLLKMNADVNLSDCVGTPLTAACRHGHLIVVELLIKAGADVDKFSQYDSPLTAACRQNHLRIVKTLLEAGAKIDQRDYYCTPLAAAIECGNGNVVEELIQMGADIHLKMNNKTPLTAACEYGFADVVKNIIKGRGGLTVSEPNQNLPFHDNLFRTRCENGLSNFLDGMMNMANYFRDCAGCQLTIACRKGDLSVVKTLIQSGADVNAADIMFHSPLAAACQNGHLRVVQELIKAGNYVDNPKELCLPLNVACKHGHLDVVFELIKSKPEINMQSEKSTPLIEACANGHLNVVVELLKVGAAVNQDGGAKTPLIAACKNGCTDLVRELLNAGAKIDTQIENTTPFLTACAFGSTRVVRELINAGANVNQRIGNRTPLINAFFVNNNNRICKELLNVMLCRSRRT